The genomic DNA TGACCCAATGCGGTAAGGGTGTTAAAGCCGAACAGTACAAAAAACGCGGTGAGAAATAGCGATGTAAACTCACCCTCAGCGGGCCGGAGCCGGTGGCCGAGGCCGCAAGCGACCGCCATAAGCGCCAGCGCCGCAATGCTGAACCCCGCCGCGCGCAGTGTCAGCGGCGGGATTTCTGCCAGCATAAATTTGACGGCCGGCCAGTTCCATCCCCAAAGCAGACCGATGCTGATCACCATGAACAATGTAACTGGAAAGGCCGTTTTCATCGAGAGGGCGCCAATCTTAGGTCCGCTGCGGCAAACGCGGTTTCGACGGCATCCAGAAACAATTGCGCCTCGGGGCGTTGCAAGACGAGCGGCGGACGGATTTTGAGGATATTTGCGCCCGGACCTGTGGCGCTGATCAAAACACCGTTTTCGCGAAGGTGATTGACAATGAAGCCTGCGCGCCCGGCATCGGGGGTGTTTGTCTCATGGTCGGTCACACATTCCACCGCCAAAAACAGCCCCGCGCCGCGCACATCACCGATGGCGCTGCGGCGTGTTGCAATGTCGTGCAACCCCTCTTTTATAAAGGCACCCGTGCGTGACGCATTGGCCTGTAACGCTTCGTCCTCAATCACGTCAAGAACCGCCATACCAGCGGCAGCCGCCACGGGATTGCCGCCGAACGTGTTGAAATATCTTGCCTTCTCTCCGAAATCTTTCACCAACTCAGGGCGCATTGCCACCCCTGAAACCGGAAACCCGTTGCCCATCGGCTTGCCCATCGTGACCATGTCGGGGACCAGCCCGTGGCGCTGGAACCCCCAAAAAGCGTCACCAGTCCGTGCGAAACCCGGCTGTACTTCATCCGCGATAAAGATACCGCCCTCGGCGCGGATCAGATCGACGGCTGGCTTCAAAAACCCTGCTGGATCGGGCTGCAAGCCATCGCTTGAAAAGATCGTATCGACGATAAAGGCTGCCGGTTCTATCCCGTCAGCGCGCATTTCTGCAATGGCTTTGCCCAGATCGGCCGCAAGCTTGGCCGCTTGGTCTTGGGGCGGCACACGAAGGGTGTCGGGCGCGTCAATCAACCGGATGCGCGCGCCGCGCGGCGCGAATGCGCCCAAGGATGGGGACATCTCTGCTACCGCCTCGGTCAGCCCATGATAGGCTAGCCGCGTGACGATAACGCCCTGCCGTTTGGTATAGCTGCGCGCCACCCGTAGGGCGATGTCATTCGCCTCTGATCCGGTGCAGGTGAACATGACATGCCCCAAGGCATCCGGCATCGTCGCAAGGAGCCGCTCGGCGTAGGCGACCACATCTTCGTGCAAATATCGGGTATGGGTGTTCAGCACGCCAAGCTGCCCCGAGATGGCTTGCACAACACGCGGGTGACAATGCCCGACGGATGCGACGTTGTTATAGGCATCCAGATATTTCTTGCCGGACTTGTCCCACAGCCAGACACCTTCGCCGCGCACGATATGCAGCGGCTTTTCGTAAAACAGCCGATAGGCGGGGCCAAGCGCCCGGGCACGGCGGTCGATTAGCGTTTTATCGTCAGGGTCCAGCGCCCCCGCGCTGGCAGTGTCATAGGCGTTGATCATGGTCATGGGGTGTTCACTCCGTTCCTGCGGCGGCGTGCAGGGCATTGATTGCGGCTGCATCGCCAAGCCGGTCAAGCGCATCCAGACCCCGCAGCGAAGCGGCCGCGTTGCGCAAAATATAGTCCGCGTTATCGGGGTACCGCTGCGCCCGCGCTGCGCCTATCGCAAGGGTGGTGGCATGGCGCAACCGGATGAGCGTTGGCAAAAGCGCCACCTCTTCGTGTTCAAGCGGCAGCTTGCCGGAATAGCCGGCGACCATCGCACACACTTGGCGCAGCGGGTCCGCCCCCTCGCCAATTTGGTAGGAGCAGGCAACCGCGAGATCGCAGACAATCGGCGTATGCACCATATCGCCAAAATCAATCAACCCGATGGGATGTGTAGCCTCCGGCGCGTTGACCAAGACATTGTGGGGGTTGAAATCATTATGCACCACCTGCGCGCGCAAATGGGGGAGGCGCGGCACGATCATTGCATCAAAGCGATCAAGGGCTTCTTCCAGTCGATTGCGCAGATCGGCGTCCTGCACCGCGCGTATCAAAGGGCGCAACTGCCCCGCCTGTTTGATGTCCCATTGCAAGACATGGCCGGCGGCAGGATGAAAGAACCCGCGCAGGCCCAGCGTTACGCGCGCCAGAAAATCGCCCAAGGCATGATGCAGGCCGGGGGTGGCGGTCGCACTGCTTAGTATAGTGCCGCCGAGATAGGTCATCAGCCGCACAACATGGTTTTGACCATCGGCAGCCGTCACGGTCTCACTGGCATTGCCGTTGAGGCTGGCACAGATGCGCTGGACGGGCAGGGTCGGATCGGCCGAGGCAAGATGCATCAGCGCAGCGGTCTGCATGTCGGTGACGCCGCGGTCTTCAACTGCGTTGGTGACTTTCAACAGGGCTTCTTCGCCCGTCGGAAGAACAATGAGGAAATTAGCATCCTTTTCCGCCGACAGCGGCTTGATCGTCCCCGACACACCGTAAAACCGCAAAGCGACCTCTGCCGCCATTGTCGTGTCAAATGCAGGCGGATCATGGGCCAGAAGATCGGCTTTATCCGATCCAGATTCGACCAGAACCCCAGCAAGAAACGGGGGAAGGCCGGCCGCAGCCGTTGCTTGGGTGTTGGTCATGATTTGATATCCTCGGTCCCGCACCATTCGGCGATGAACAGCGCCATCGCTTGCGTGATCTTTTTAACAGAGCTGATGCTGACAGATTCGTTGATGCCGTGAATGTTGCGCGACTTCGGGCCGTAACACAGCGCCGGTATCTTGTTATAAAGCGCGTAAACGCGGGTATCGAGGTAACTTGCCGACATGAAGGATTGCAGGGGCGCGCCAATGGCGGCCTCATGGGCGCGCTCTAGTACCGCTTCGGCCTCGCTGCCCTGCTCCAGCACATAGCCTTCGGCGTGAAAGCCGTTAAAGACAACCTTAGGCGGGTTATTGGACAAGAACCCGTCTGTTTGCGCAAAGGCGTTGACCCGTTCGGTGATTTCGCGCGCGGCATCTTCTGCACCACGCCCGGGATAGATCGAAACGCGGCAATCAATGTTGCACCATGACGGCACCGAAGAGGCCCAATCGCCACCCTCAATCTTGCCGATGTTAAGGTTTATCGGATGCGCTTCATCCTCGAAATGCGGATGATCGCCCTTTTCGGCGTTCCAGTCCTCTTCCATCTCGCGCAGAGCCGTGATGACGCGATTGGCGGCGTCGATGGCATTGGCGCCTTCGCCCATTTCGCGCACATGGACAGGCACACCGCGCAGCTGGACCTGAAACCAGATCACGCCGGTATTGGCGCGCACCAGCATTTCCTCTTCTGGCTCAGGGATGAAAACCGCATCTGCGGTGTAGCCTTGCAGATAGGTTTGCAGCGCGCCGTTACCGGTGGATTCTTCCTCGACCACGGATTGTACATAGACCGTCGCCGCCGGTTGCAGCCCGATGCGGCGCAGCGCGTCCAAGGCAAAGATATTTGCCGCAGCGCCTGCCTTCATGTCCCCTGCGCCGCGCCCAAACATCCAGTCGCCGTCGATCTTGGCCGAAAACGGCGGATCATCCCACATGTCGTGCAGCCCTTCCGGCACCACATCAAGATGCGATTGCAAGATGAGCGAGCGGCCCGCCTCTTTGCGGGGGCGGTGGATGCCCACCACGATGGGGGCGTCGGAATGATCTTGCGAATATTTCGACCCGCCGGGATGCGCCTCAATCGCGGCACGGTCCATCTTGAACCGGTCCATTGCATAGCCACGCGTTTGCAGCGTTTTGAAAAGCAGGTCCTGGATGGCGTGTTCATGCCCCCGCAAAGAGGGGATCTGCACCAGTTGTTGTGTGAACGAAATCTGGTCAGAAAACCCGTCTTCAACGGCCTGAATGATCCGGTTCTTGAGGTCTGCACTTAATGCCACGTCGTTTCCTTTCAGAGGTCAGACCGCCGCTTCGATGAGATAGGGGCCAGGTTCTTTTGCCGCGTCCTTGATCGCACGCATCAGGTCTGTCACGTCTTCGACCCGGCGGCCCGGCACACCCATCCCCTTGGCCAATGCCACAAAGTCGAGGTGGGGGCGGTCGAGGTTAAGCATGCTCAACGCGTCGGGGCCGGGCTGGGCGCCGACATTGTGCAACTCCCCCTTAAGGATTTCATAGGACCGGTTCGCAAGAATGATCGTTGTCACATTTGCGTTCTCGCGCGCTTGGGTCCAGAGCGCCTGAATGGTATACATCGCAGAGCCATCCGCCTGCAGCGTGATGACCGGACGGTCCGGGCATGCGATGGCCGCCCCCGCCGACAGCGGGATGCCGATGCCGATTGACCCGCCTGTCAGGGCCAGCCAGGTATTGGGCGCGGCGGTGTCGCCTGCCTCAAATGTGGCCCCGCCGGAAGAGACGGCCTCATCCACAATGATCGCGTTGTCTGGCAATGCGTGGGCCAGCGCAGCGGCGATGTTCTTAAGCGTGATCGCGCCTGCCTGCGGCACCGGCAGCGCCGGAAGGTCGCGCGGCTGGCTGCGCTTGGCACCGATGCGATCTGCAAGTGCGGCGAGTGCGGAAGGGCCATGGCCATCGACATCGGCCAGCGTGACCGTGTTGCAGCCAACCGGCAGCAGCAGGCTTGGCTTGCCCGGATAGGCAAAGAAGGCCACGGGCGGCGGCGCCTCAACCAGAATGGCGCGCGTGTAGGGGGCCAGCGTCTCAAGTGCGGCGTTGATTGGGTAGGGGATCTTGTCCACGGCAAAGCGACCGCGCCCACGTTCCATGCGGCGGTTTGATGTTGGCGCAAGAATGTCCGCGCCGGTTTTTTCCGCGATGCCGTGCAAAAGGGCAAGCGCATCGGTGTCCTCTAGCACAGTGTTGCCTGCGATGATGACGGTTCTTTCACCACTTTCCAACGCGGCGACGGCGGCGGATAATGCGTGTTCGTCCAATGGGGTAGGGCCCTTGGGCGCAATAACTTCGGCCATTTTACCGCCTGCGTCCCAGCCGATATCGGCCGGCGCGATGAGCGTGGCAATGCGCCCCGGTTGGCCCTTGGCCACAGCCAAAGCTGTCATCGCATCGGCGGCAAAGCTGCCCGCATCGCGGCCAGAGCGCAGCCAGTCACTGAAGGGCGCGCAGGCCCCTTCGACATCCGCAGACAGTGGCGCGTCAAACTTTTGGTGGCGCAGCGCATGGTCGCCCACCAAGTTTAGCATCGGCACCCGAGCCTTGCGGGCGTTGTGCAGGTTCGCGGCGGCATTGGCAAAACCCGGCGCGAGGTGCAACAGCGTGACCGCCGGTTTGCCTGCCATGCGGGCATAGCCATCGGCCGCGCCAGTGACCACACCTTCGAAAAGGCCCAATACGCAACGCATCAGTTTGGTCCGGTCCAGCGCATCCACGAATTGCATCTCGGATGTGCCGGGGTTGGCAAAACATACGTCGACCCCGCCTGCATGCAGGCTGCGTACAACGCTTTCGGCGCCGTTCATGTCTTTGGGTGCTGTGCTCATTGTGTGGCCTTCCGAAATGTTGTGAGAAAGGATTTTGCGTTGTCGGCCAGCGATGGCCCAAGATAGCCACCCTCCTGCACCAGCGCGGTTGGAATGTTCAAACCCGCAAGACGGCGCGCCATTTCGGCAAAGCCTTCGGGATAGACGGCAACCGCCGCCAAAGGATCATCGACAGCCATGTCGAACCCCAGCGAAATGACCAGCGCCTCGGCACCGAAATCACGGATCGCCTCTATGCCCTTGTCCAAGACTGCAAGCACATCGTCCTGGCTGGCACCTTGTTCAAGCAAAAGGTTCAGCGACGTACCTTCGCCTTCGCCCTCGCCAGTTTCATCTGCGTGGCCAAGATAGAAGGTGGGGTAGGTGGCGGGGTCGGGATGCAGCGAGCAAAAGAAAATGTCGCCGCGCTCATATAGAATGTCGAGCGAGCCGTTGCCGGTATGTACGTCCACGTCGATCAAGGCGACCTTCTTGAACTTTCGGGTCAGATGGTGCGCCACGATGGAGGCGTTATTGAAAAAGCAAAACCCGTTAGAACAGTCGCGCATCGCATGGTGACCCGGCGGGCGGCACAGGGCATAGGCCGCGCGGTCGCCTGCCAAAATGGCCTCGGCGGTTTCAATCGCGGTTTGGGCGGACCAATAGGCGGCCTCCCATGTGCCTTCGGTCAGGGGCGTTGATGTGTCTGTCATCCACCAGCCCAACTGGCCGTGAATATCTTTGGGCTCTTTGCCGCGCCGCACACCGGGGTGCATTGTCGGAATTGCCAGCGCCTCTGTTCCGGCGCTGGCGACAAAACGGCTGTGCGCCGTTGGCAAGAAATCAACATAATCGGGGTTATGCACGGCCTTGATCGGGGCCAGTCCGTGGTCTTGGGGTTTTGAAATCTCAAACCCTTCGCCAATTAACATATCGCGCAAAATTTCAGCACGTTGCGGCTGTTCTTGATGCGGCATCGCCGCGCCGCGACGAAAGTAATGTGTCGGCGCGTGGCGCAGCTGGCGTTCGTCGAAAAAGACCTTCATCGTAATCCCCGTGATATGATGTTGTTGGGCAGAGCATTGCAGTTTTTATTTGCAGGTTCAACAAGAATGATGCATCATGCATCAAAACAAGGTCCCGACACTGGCCGAGAAGCGCGAGGATGTGATGAATCAAATTAGTCAGGTTTCGCTAGGCGACGCTATTTATGAGCGGGTGTACCAAGACTTGGTTGGCGGAAAATTGCGCCCGAATGAAAAAGTAACGATCAGAGGTTTGGCTGCCGCTTTGGGGACCAGCTCCACCCCGGTGCGTGATGCCGTACAGCGGCTTTTGCGGGATGAGGCGCTGGAGCAGCGCAGCGTGCGCGATGTGCGTGTGCCGGTGCTGACTGTGGCGAAATACCTAGAGATTGCGAGCATCCGGCGAGAGCTGGAAGGTTATGCAGCAGGGCGCGCGGCTGAGATGGTGGGGCCAAAAGATATACAGCGGCTCAAGCGTGTTGTAGAAAAGAATGAGGTTGCTGCCCGCGCCTGTCGTTGGCCGCAGGCGGTTCGGTATAATCAACAATTCCATTTCGCCTTGGCCGAAATTGCCGACATGCCCATTTTGCTTAGGATACTGGGGGGCTTGTGGCTGCGCATGGGGCCTTTGATTGCAGGGTATTATGGCCAAGGAAAAGTTGCGCTTGTTGTGCGCCATCAGGCGATCATTGTCGCCTGCGAAAAAGGCGATGCAGCGGCCGCTACTGCCGAAATGCGCGCCGATATAGACGATTCAAGGGAGGGGATTGTCAGGTACATTGAATCGTTCACCGAAGAAGAATAAACGGCGCAAAGACCGGCAAGCCGCACAGGCTTTCCGGCGTCGGGGGCGATATTTGACACCAAGTCAAGACGCTTTTGCAACAGCAATAACCAACAGATAACAATGGGGAATATCAATGCTT from Pseudorhodobacter turbinis includes the following:
- a CDS encoding ArgE/DapE family deacylase, whose amino-acid sequence is MALSADLKNRIIQAVEDGFSDQISFTQQLVQIPSLRGHEHAIQDLLFKTLQTRGYAMDRFKMDRAAIEAHPGGSKYSQDHSDAPIVVGIHRPRKEAGRSLILQSHLDVVPEGLHDMWDDPPFSAKIDGDWMFGRGAGDMKAGAAANIFALDALRRIGLQPAATVYVQSVVEEESTGNGALQTYLQGYTADAVFIPEPEEEMLVRANTGVIWFQVQLRGVPVHVREMGEGANAIDAANRVITALREMEEDWNAEKGDHPHFEDEAHPINLNIGKIEGGDWASSVPSWCNIDCRVSIYPGRGAEDAAREITERVNAFAQTDGFLSNNPPKVVFNGFHAEGYVLEQGSEAEAVLERAHEAAIGAPLQSFMSASYLDTRVYALYNKIPALCYGPKSRNIHGINESVSISSVKKITQAMALFIAEWCGTEDIKS
- a CDS encoding aspartate aminotransferase family protein translates to MTMINAYDTASAGALDPDDKTLIDRRARALGPAYRLFYEKPLHIVRGEGVWLWDKSGKKYLDAYNNVASVGHCHPRVVQAISGQLGVLNTHTRYLHEDVVAYAERLLATMPDALGHVMFTCTGSEANDIALRVARSYTKRQGVIVTRLAYHGLTEAVAEMSPSLGAFAPRGARIRLIDAPDTLRVPPQDQAAKLAADLGKAIAEMRADGIEPAAFIVDTIFSSDGLQPDPAGFLKPAVDLIRAEGGIFIADEVQPGFARTGDAFWGFQRHGLVPDMVTMGKPMGNGFPVSGVAMRPELVKDFGEKARYFNTFGGNPVAAAAGMAVLDVIEDEALQANASRTGAFIKEGLHDIATRRSAIGDVRGAGLFLAVECVTDHETNTPDAGRAGFIVNHLRENGVLISATGPGANILKIRPPLVLQRPEAQLFLDAVETAFAAADLRLAPSR
- a CDS encoding phosphotransferase, producing the protein MTNTQATAAAGLPPFLAGVLVESGSDKADLLAHDPPAFDTTMAAEVALRFYGVSGTIKPLSAEKDANFLIVLPTGEEALLKVTNAVEDRGVTDMQTAALMHLASADPTLPVQRICASLNGNASETVTAADGQNHVVRLMTYLGGTILSSATATPGLHHALGDFLARVTLGLRGFFHPAAGHVLQWDIKQAGQLRPLIRAVQDADLRNRLEEALDRFDAMIVPRLPHLRAQVVHNDFNPHNVLVNAPEATHPIGLIDFGDMVHTPIVCDLAVACSYQIGEGADPLRQVCAMVAGYSGKLPLEHEEVALLPTLIRLRHATTLAIGAARAQRYPDNADYILRNAAASLRGLDALDRLGDAAAINALHAAAGTE
- a CDS encoding histone deacetylase family protein translates to MKVFFDERQLRHAPTHYFRRGAAMPHQEQPQRAEILRDMLIGEGFEISKPQDHGLAPIKAVHNPDYVDFLPTAHSRFVASAGTEALAIPTMHPGVRRGKEPKDIHGQLGWWMTDTSTPLTEGTWEAAYWSAQTAIETAEAILAGDRAAYALCRPPGHHAMRDCSNGFCFFNNASIVAHHLTRKFKKVALIDVDVHTGNGSLDILYERGDIFFCSLHPDPATYPTFYLGHADETGEGEGEGTSLNLLLEQGASQDDVLAVLDKGIEAIRDFGAEALVISLGFDMAVDDPLAAVAVYPEGFAEMARRLAGLNIPTALVQEGGYLGPSLADNAKSFLTTFRKATQ
- a CDS encoding acetolactate synthase large subunit, with the translated sequence MSTAPKDMNGAESVVRSLHAGGVDVCFANPGTSEMQFVDALDRTKLMRCVLGLFEGVVTGAADGYARMAGKPAVTLLHLAPGFANAAANLHNARKARVPMLNLVGDHALRHQKFDAPLSADVEGACAPFSDWLRSGRDAGSFAADAMTALAVAKGQPGRIATLIAPADIGWDAGGKMAEVIAPKGPTPLDEHALSAAVAALESGERTVIIAGNTVLEDTDALALLHGIAEKTGADILAPTSNRRMERGRGRFAVDKIPYPINAALETLAPYTRAILVEAPPPVAFFAYPGKPSLLLPVGCNTVTLADVDGHGPSALAALADRIGAKRSQPRDLPALPVPQAGAITLKNIAAALAHALPDNAIIVDEAVSSGGATFEAGDTAAPNTWLALTGGSIGIGIPLSAGAAIACPDRPVITLQADGSAMYTIQALWTQARENANVTTIILANRSYEILKGELHNVGAQPGPDALSMLNLDRPHLDFVALAKGMGVPGRRVEDVTDLMRAIKDAAKEPGPYLIEAAV
- a CDS encoding GntR family transcriptional regulator, which encodes MHQNKVPTLAEKREDVMNQISQVSLGDAIYERVYQDLVGGKLRPNEKVTIRGLAAALGTSSTPVRDAVQRLLRDEALEQRSVRDVRVPVLTVAKYLEIASIRRELEGYAAGRAAEMVGPKDIQRLKRVVEKNEVAARACRWPQAVRYNQQFHFALAEIADMPILLRILGGLWLRMGPLIAGYYGQGKVALVVRHQAIIVACEKGDAAAATAEMRADIDDSREGIVRYIESFTEEE